A single window of Apodemus sylvaticus chromosome 4, mApoSyl1.1, whole genome shotgun sequence DNA harbors:
- the LOC127682362 gene encoding 60S ribosomal protein L34-like, with amino-acid sequence MVQRLTYCRRLSYNIASNKTRLSRTPGNRIVYLYTKKVGKEPKSACGVCPGRLRGVRAMRPKVLMRLSKTKKHVSRAYGGSVCAKCVRDRIKRAFLIEEQKIVVKVLKTQAQSQKAK; translated from the coding sequence ATGGTCCAGCGATTGACATACTGTCGTAGGCTCTCCTACAATATAGCCTCTAACAAAACTAGGCTGTCTCGAACCCCTGGCAACAGGATTGTTTACCTTTACACCAAGAAGGTTGGGAAGGAACCTAAATCGGCATGTGGCGTGTGCCCAGGCCGACTGCGAGGGGTTCGTGCTATGAGACCCAAAGTCCTTATGAGATTGTCTAAGACAAAGAAGCACGTCAGCAGGGCCTATGGTGGCTCCGTGTGTGCCAAGTGTGTCCGTGACAGGATCAAGCGGGCTTTCCTTATTGAGGAGCAGAAGATCGTGGTGAAAGTGTTGAAGACACAAGCTCAGagtcagaaagcaaaataa